A window of Fluoribacter dumoffii NY 23 contains these coding sequences:
- a CDS encoding acetate/propionate family kinase — protein sequence MKSNHANEVLLVINAGSSSIKFSLFISSLTLIYHGEIESIFDNPQITVSNAQQKQIVKKSIPSTGYDAALNYLFDWIQHLPSRYILKGVGHRVVHGGRFFELPILITRDSIAKLSSLNPLAPLHQPHNVAIIESILKLYPELLQVACFDTSFHRTQNKLATLFAIPRALSEEGIIRYGFHGISYEYIASVLPEQIKYKKVIVAHLGNGASMCAMEHGKSVTTSMGFTALDGLMMGTRCGVIDPGVLLYLLQEKKLSIEELNTLLYKNSGLLGVSGISSDMRELQASKETHALEAIDLFCYRAARELCALASSLQGCDAIIFTAGIGEHSAPVRKNICERLAWLGVILDESANLRNAAVISQVQSKVFVGVIPTNEEYMIAQHTLNLVLNT from the coding sequence ATGAAATCAAACCACGCCAATGAAGTCCTTCTGGTAATTAATGCAGGCTCATCCAGCATTAAGTTTAGTCTTTTTATTTCTTCTTTAACTCTAATTTATCATGGGGAAATAGAGAGTATTTTTGATAACCCGCAAATAACCGTCTCCAATGCCCAGCAAAAACAAATAGTTAAGAAATCTATTCCATCAACAGGGTATGATGCGGCGTTAAATTATTTATTTGACTGGATTCAACATTTACCCTCTCGTTATATTTTAAAAGGAGTCGGACATCGGGTAGTTCATGGAGGCCGTTTTTTCGAACTTCCTATTTTAATCACTCGGGATTCCATTGCAAAACTTTCATCTCTAAATCCTTTGGCGCCACTTCATCAGCCTCATAATGTTGCCATTATCGAAAGCATTTTGAAACTTTACCCTGAACTGTTGCAAGTAGCTTGTTTTGACACATCTTTCCATCGAACCCAAAATAAATTGGCTACCCTCTTTGCGATACCTAGGGCATTGAGTGAAGAGGGGATTATCCGCTATGGATTCCATGGCATCTCTTACGAATACATTGCTTCCGTATTACCGGAACAAATTAAATATAAAAAAGTAATTGTTGCTCACTTGGGGAATGGTGCGAGTATGTGTGCCATGGAACACGGTAAAAGTGTTACGACTTCTATGGGCTTCACAGCCTTGGATGGTTTAATGATGGGAACACGGTGTGGAGTGATTGATCCTGGCGTCCTTCTGTATTTACTTCAGGAAAAAAAGTTATCTATAGAAGAGCTAAACACTCTTTTATATAAAAATTCTGGCCTTTTGGGTGTTTCGGGAATAAGCAGCGACATGCGTGAATTACAAGCCAGTAAAGAAACCCATGCACTTGAAGCTATTGATTTATTTTGTTATCGAGCAGCACGAGAACTGTGCGCATTAGCCAGTAGTTTACAAGGCTGTGATGCAATTATTTTTACTGCAGGAATAGGTGAGCATTCGGCACCTGTTAGAAAAAACATATGTGAACGTTTGGCCTGGCTAGGAGTCATACTGGATGAAAGTGCAAACCTTCGAAATGCGGCTGTGATCAGTCAGGTGCAAAGTAAGGTTTTTGTGGGGGTTATTCCTACTAATGAAGAGTATATGATTGCCCAACATACATTGAATTTAGTGTTAAACACATAA
- a CDS encoding dimethylarginine dimethylaminohydrolase family protein: protein MYQQAIVRTPSPNLIHGLTSTPEFGPPDYAKALEQHRHYIDALVNCGLEVTVLPPSDAFPDSCFVEDPALLTDKIAILTRPGALSRQGEVDLVEPCIQTFYRGRICKIEAPGTLEAGDVLQIEDHFYIGISQRTNTEGAQQLVSLLAQYGYKSTLIELKKFLHLKTGVSYLGNGCVLVNGELVEHPAFNSFRKLIVDDTEAYAANCIRVNNSVIMPDGFHRTVSMVRGAGFQVITIDVGEFRKVDGGLSCLSLRF from the coding sequence ATGTATCAACAAGCAATAGTACGCACACCCTCTCCAAATTTGATCCATGGATTAACTTCAACTCCAGAATTCGGTCCCCCAGATTATGCAAAAGCTCTGGAACAACATCGACATTACATTGATGCACTAGTAAACTGTGGCCTGGAAGTGACGGTCTTGCCACCCTCCGATGCTTTTCCAGACTCATGTTTTGTTGAGGACCCTGCGCTTCTAACGGATAAGATTGCTATCCTGACCCGGCCAGGTGCGCTTTCCAGACAAGGAGAGGTGGATTTAGTTGAACCTTGCATTCAAACATTCTACAGAGGTCGTATCTGTAAAATTGAGGCTCCAGGTACCCTAGAAGCCGGTGATGTGCTGCAGATTGAAGATCATTTTTATATCGGCATTTCACAACGTACTAATACTGAAGGCGCGCAACAGTTAGTTTCTTTATTGGCGCAATACGGCTATAAAAGCACATTAATCGAACTTAAAAAGTTCCTCCACTTAAAAACAGGTGTTTCTTATTTGGGAAATGGATGCGTACTGGTTAATGGAGAGTTAGTGGAGCACCCCGCCTTTAATTCATTCAGGAAGCTCATTGTTGATGATACTGAAGCTTATGCCGCAAATTGCATTAGAGTTAACAATTCTGTCATTATGCCCGATGGGTTTCATCGCACCGTGAGCATGGTTCGCGGGGCGGGTTTTCAAGTAATCACAATTGATGTTGGTGAGTTTCGCAAGGTAGATGGTGGCTTAAGCTGTTTATCACTGAGGTTTTAA
- a CDS encoding Hsp20/alpha crystallin family protein: MNTLLKWKKGNPLSMEHSQHPFLSLQQEVDRAFHDFYDMFASNKNWEQFEKLNLLPSMDVVEDKDHITIQMEMPGMDEKDINVSFTGSMLTITGEKSTSKKNDNKKYLSREISYGKYERSISLPSTVDIDKAKATFKKGMLWVELPKKAEAKGKSKDIKVEQAK; the protein is encoded by the coding sequence ATGAATACATTATTAAAATGGAAGAAAGGAAACCCGCTCTCAATGGAGCATTCTCAACATCCTTTTCTGAGTCTGCAGCAGGAAGTGGATAGAGCATTTCATGATTTTTATGATATGTTTGCCTCTAACAAAAATTGGGAACAGTTCGAGAAATTAAATCTTCTTCCATCTATGGATGTTGTTGAAGATAAAGATCATATCACCATACAAATGGAAATGCCCGGCATGGATGAAAAAGATATTAACGTATCTTTTACAGGTAGCATGCTTACGATAACAGGTGAAAAATCAACATCTAAAAAAAATGATAATAAAAAATACCTCTCTCGGGAAATCAGTTATGGTAAATATGAGCGCTCAATATCCTTACCTTCAACAGTGGATATAGATAAAGCTAAGGCAACCTTTAAAAAAGGAATGCTATGGGTTGAATTACCTAAAAAAGCAGAAGCAAAAGGCAAATCAAAAGACATAAAAGTAGAACAGGCAAAGTAA
- a CDS encoding rhodanese-like domain-containing protein, with the protein MKKQHSQGFLALVTDSKKRVKEITPKILKEKIHRQEPMYVIDVREVHEWESGFIPTAIHLSKGIIERDIEKKISDLNTQIIVYCSGGFRSALVADNLQKMGYLAVYSLETGLQGWLDEGYLLEK; encoded by the coding sequence ATGAAAAAACAACATTCACAGGGATTTTTAGCGCTAGTAACCGATTCTAAAAAGCGAGTTAAGGAAATAACGCCAAAAATATTAAAGGAAAAAATTCATCGGCAAGAACCTATGTATGTCATTGATGTGCGTGAAGTTCATGAGTGGGAATCAGGTTTTATTCCAACGGCAATTCACTTGAGTAAGGGAATTATTGAGCGTGATATAGAGAAGAAAATATCTGATTTGAATACACAGATTATTGTTTATTGCAGTGGAGGTTTTCGTTCTGCTCTGGTTGCAGACAACTTACAAAAAATGGGCTATTTGGCTGTTTACTCTCTGGAAACCGGGTTGCAGGGTTGGCTTGATGAGGGCTATTTATTAGAAAAATAA
- a CDS encoding bifunctional enoyl-CoA hydratase/phosphate acetyltransferase, with product MTYIENHVFDELIIGESASLTRTLTQEDINLFAVMSGDVNPAHVDAEYAKNDMFHKIIAHGMWGASLLSTVLGTELPGPGTIYLDQTLKFEHPVALGDTVTVTLEIINKLPEKHIVELDCRCVNQYGTVVIRGLATVIAPTTKIKRERVELPTVELKPKQEHWYHRLIKAKNSLKPLKTAVVHPVDILSLKGAISSAQEGLITPVLVGPKQKISQAAKEANIDISAYELIATEHSNEAADIAVKLAATKKVEAIMKGKIHTEELMKPIVAKENGLRTGRRMSHVFSLDVPNYPKPIFLTDAAINLFPTLREKCDIVQNAIDLFHALELGTPNVAILSAVETVNEKIPSTLDATALCKMAERGQITGGVLDGPLAFDNAISMESAREKGIFSPVAGNADILVVPDVESGNMLYKQMTYLSGIEAAGMVLGAHVPIILTSRGSDELSRKASCVMALLYARRQK from the coding sequence ATGACTTATATAGAAAATCACGTCTTTGATGAATTAATAATTGGCGAATCGGCCAGTCTCACACGCACACTAACCCAGGAAGATATTAATCTCTTTGCAGTCATGTCTGGAGATGTAAATCCTGCACACGTTGATGCAGAATATGCCAAAAATGATATGTTTCATAAAATAATCGCCCATGGGATGTGGGGGGCTTCTCTTTTGTCTACTGTTCTGGGAACCGAGTTGCCTGGGCCTGGAACTATTTATTTAGATCAGACGTTAAAATTTGAACATCCTGTTGCATTAGGTGATACAGTTACTGTTACCCTTGAAATAATCAATAAACTCCCTGAAAAACACATCGTTGAGCTTGATTGTAGATGTGTGAATCAATATGGGACAGTAGTGATTCGAGGGCTTGCAACCGTTATAGCACCGACTACCAAAATCAAAAGAGAACGTGTGGAATTGCCCACGGTAGAACTCAAACCCAAACAAGAGCATTGGTATCACCGCTTAATAAAAGCTAAAAATTCATTAAAACCTCTCAAAACAGCTGTCGTCCACCCAGTAGATATCCTCTCACTTAAGGGGGCAATATCTTCTGCCCAAGAGGGATTAATTACTCCAGTTCTTGTTGGACCAAAACAAAAAATTTCTCAGGCTGCAAAAGAAGCAAATATTGATATTTCAGCATATGAACTGATTGCTACCGAACATAGCAATGAAGCAGCTGATATAGCAGTTAAACTGGCTGCGACAAAGAAAGTTGAAGCAATAATGAAGGGAAAAATTCACACCGAAGAATTGATGAAACCCATTGTTGCCAAAGAAAATGGCTTACGGACCGGACGTCGTATGAGCCATGTGTTCTCTCTGGATGTGCCTAATTATCCCAAACCGATTTTTTTAACTGATGCAGCAATTAATCTTTTTCCTACCCTAAGAGAGAAGTGCGACATTGTGCAAAATGCAATTGATCTATTCCATGCATTGGAATTAGGAACACCAAATGTTGCTATTCTTTCAGCCGTAGAAACTGTAAATGAAAAAATTCCCTCCACATTGGACGCTACGGCGCTTTGCAAAATGGCTGAACGTGGTCAGATTACTGGCGGTGTTTTAGATGGTCCTTTAGCATTTGATAATGCCATTTCCATGGAATCAGCACGTGAAAAAGGCATTTTTTCCCCTGTTGCCGGTAATGCAGACATCTTGGTAGTCCCTGATGTTGAATCCGGGAATATGCTTTACAAGCAAATGACCTATTTATCAGGTATAGAAGCTGCAGGAATGGTTCTGGGGGCTCATGTTCCTATTATTCTGACCAGTCGAGGAAGCGATGAACTTTCACGAAAAGCATCCTGTGTTATGGCTTTATTGTATGCGCGAAGACAAAAATGA
- a CDS encoding multicopper oxidase domain-containing protein gives MLKKTHNLHRQPIFITLIVCIFILAFPACAAHKVVNLEVGYKTVRFNNKPAKAIAVNNQIPAPTLHFKEGDQVSINVFNRLDKATAIHWHGVLVPWQMDGVEGVSQTEIPPGGVFHYQFTLKQSGTYWYHAHSGLEEQQGLYGAFLIDPKTPPHYTYTRDYVVVLSDWINTKPEQVLANLKKSGDYYAPRFPLQPSLMKFIHDYKKGSKKERKELLDDYKSMQQMRMGIYDISDVAFDAFLMNGHSKKAPWTAAVKVGDIVRLRFIDAGSSTLFRIKIPGSTMKVVQADGNDIKPYTVKELAISPAETYDVLVNIGKNKPYIIYAGSRDTLGAAYGALKTDPAQKVNYERVKPFPEPIPVTREMMNIMMGGMVHGNLPENHNKQDSAKAKAPIGMHSMKMEHQMHMGNSMSMHMPTEPTRFKDTIASSNASFMTSLETKYRDLQAAVPTNNPNKPVEGVINLELFGYMGQFIWFINGVPGYKAKPIPLKPGKRYRFVFTNTSMMHHPMHIHGHWFILRTGKAAFDPLKHTLDIPPGATVTADVDTDASGQWFFHCHMLYHMMAGMNRIFQYSTIIEIAEGKIKPENTITNTPYYNRPIIRVDEAIKPINYHLVKHPMAHGAGLWLATFLDLGGDPIHNSQRVTYKGMYGPDYHKLQLFTNDAEIYKGIVENADIDIFYWHLISQFWAIKGGVNYFNQPANRPYWQAGIGLEGLMPFFIDTNIRTYFYGGSVKFDVELSRDTQITNNLLIRTGIRSILATKTVVNAQIGSGLNQMRYAIRPYYRLIPGINLFVEYENEYDYGAFKRLEDASTETDISNTVSLGLTFIF, from the coding sequence ATGCTAAAAAAAACACATAACTTACATCGCCAACCTATCTTTATTACTTTAATTGTTTGCATTTTCATTCTCGCATTTCCTGCATGCGCCGCCCATAAAGTGGTTAATTTGGAAGTCGGTTATAAAACGGTTCGCTTTAACAACAAACCCGCCAAAGCTATTGCAGTTAACAATCAAATCCCTGCGCCGACATTACATTTTAAAGAAGGGGATCAGGTTTCTATAAATGTATTTAATCGTCTTGATAAAGCAACCGCCATACATTGGCATGGAGTTTTGGTTCCTTGGCAGATGGATGGAGTGGAAGGTGTCTCTCAAACCGAAATACCACCGGGAGGTGTTTTTCATTATCAGTTTACTTTAAAACAATCTGGAACCTATTGGTACCATGCACACTCAGGTCTTGAAGAGCAACAGGGTCTATATGGGGCGTTTTTAATTGATCCCAAAACACCACCCCATTACACCTACACACGGGACTATGTAGTTGTTTTATCGGATTGGATTAACACCAAACCTGAACAGGTTTTAGCTAATCTTAAAAAATCCGGAGATTATTATGCCCCTCGCTTTCCTCTTCAACCATCCTTGATGAAATTTATTCATGATTATAAAAAAGGATCCAAGAAAGAACGCAAAGAGCTTTTAGATGATTATAAAAGCATGCAACAAATGCGTATGGGGATTTATGATATAAGCGATGTTGCATTTGATGCATTTTTAATGAACGGCCATTCTAAAAAAGCTCCCTGGACAGCTGCGGTCAAAGTAGGAGATATTGTACGGCTAAGATTTATTGATGCTGGAAGCAGTACCCTATTTCGTATCAAAATTCCTGGCTCTACAATGAAGGTAGTCCAGGCTGATGGAAATGACATCAAGCCCTATACCGTTAAGGAATTGGCAATTTCACCTGCGGAAACTTATGACGTTTTGGTGAACATTGGAAAAAATAAGCCCTACATAATTTATGCAGGCTCAAGAGATACGCTAGGTGCTGCTTATGGCGCTTTAAAAACCGACCCAGCCCAAAAAGTCAATTATGAGCGGGTCAAACCATTCCCTGAGCCCATTCCCGTTACCAGAGAGATGATGAACATCATGATGGGCGGCATGGTGCATGGCAACTTACCTGAAAACCACAATAAACAAGATAGTGCAAAGGCTAAAGCGCCAATAGGAATGCATTCTATGAAAATGGAGCATCAAATGCATATGGGTAACTCCATGAGCATGCACATGCCCACGGAACCAACGCGATTTAAAGATACCATAGCTTCTTCTAACGCCTCCTTTATGACTTCGCTGGAAACAAAATATCGTGATTTACAAGCAGCCGTTCCTACTAATAACCCAAATAAACCAGTGGAGGGAGTAATAAATTTGGAATTATTTGGATATATGGGACAGTTTATTTGGTTTATTAACGGTGTTCCTGGATATAAAGCCAAACCAATACCATTAAAACCAGGTAAACGGTATCGCTTTGTATTTACGAATACCTCAATGATGCATCATCCCATGCACATTCATGGTCATTGGTTTATTTTACGTACCGGTAAAGCCGCATTTGACCCTTTAAAGCACACCCTTGATATTCCGCCAGGAGCAACAGTAACTGCTGATGTTGATACTGATGCAAGCGGCCAATGGTTTTTCCATTGCCACATGCTTTATCATATGATGGCAGGGATGAACAGGATCTTCCAATATTCGACCATAATCGAAATAGCTGAAGGCAAAATCAAACCCGAAAATACGATAACAAATACTCCTTATTATAACCGCCCTATAATCCGAGTGGATGAAGCAATTAAACCAATTAACTACCATTTAGTGAAACATCCGATGGCTCATGGTGCAGGTTTGTGGTTAGCAACCTTTCTGGATTTAGGCGGGGATCCGATACACAATTCCCAAAGGGTTACCTACAAAGGTATGTATGGTCCTGATTATCATAAACTGCAATTATTTACAAATGATGCAGAAATTTATAAAGGAATCGTTGAAAATGCAGATATTGATATTTTTTACTGGCATTTAATTAGCCAATTCTGGGCTATCAAAGGTGGTGTGAACTATTTCAATCAACCTGCCAATCGACCTTATTGGCAAGCAGGTATCGGCCTTGAGGGGTTAATGCCCTTTTTTATTGATACCAATATTAGAACCTATTTTTATGGTGGAAGCGTCAAATTTGATGTAGAACTTTCGCGAGATACCCAAATTACCAATAATCTTTTAATTCGAACAGGTATTCGAAGTATTCTGGCAACTAAAACTGTAGTTAATGCTCAAATTGGCAGCGGGTTGAATCAAATGCGTTATGCAATAAGGCCTTATTATCGTTTGATTCCGGGGATTAATTTATTTGTTGAATATGAAAATGAATATGATTACGGCGCGTTTAAAAGACTTGAAGATGCAAGCACAGAAACGGATATCTCGAATACTGTTTCTTTAGGATTAACCTTTATTTTTTAA
- a CDS encoding zinc-dependent alcohol dehydrogenase family protein, with translation MRAMVLEKAGQKLIYKEAKKPIPKKNEVLIKVHACGICRTDLHVVDGELRYPKLPLIPGHQIVGTIEQIGSAVTNFALGQRIGVPWLGESCERCQFCLSGRENLCDKARFTGYQIDGGFAEYCVANFKFCFPIPDGYSDFQAAPLFCAGLIGYRALLKTHNAEHLGLYGFGAAAHILIQVAQKQGQKVYAFTSPGDTHAQDFAYKLGATWAGDSDKNPPHLLDAAIIFAPIGELVPLALRNTIKGGTVVCAGIHMSDIPSFPYDLLWGERTLCSVANLTRKDGEVFLSLAPKVPVTTETHIYHLTEVNQALDDLRHGRFTGAAVISI, from the coding sequence ATGCGTGCTATGGTTTTGGAAAAAGCAGGACAAAAGCTAATCTACAAAGAGGCCAAAAAACCAATTCCCAAGAAAAATGAGGTGCTTATTAAAGTACATGCATGCGGCATTTGTCGAACCGATCTGCATGTAGTAGACGGTGAATTGCGATACCCCAAACTGCCGCTTATTCCAGGCCATCAAATCGTGGGGACAATCGAACAAATCGGTTCTGCTGTTACAAATTTTGCACTTGGTCAACGAATTGGCGTCCCATGGCTGGGAGAGAGTTGTGAGCGCTGTCAATTTTGTTTATCTGGGCGTGAAAACCTTTGTGATAAAGCCCGTTTTACTGGCTATCAGATTGATGGAGGATTTGCCGAATATTGTGTTGCTAATTTTAAGTTTTGCTTCCCAATCCCTGATGGCTATTCTGACTTTCAAGCGGCACCATTGTTTTGTGCAGGATTAATCGGGTATCGTGCTTTATTAAAAACACATAATGCCGAGCATTTGGGATTATATGGTTTCGGAGCAGCAGCACATATACTTATTCAGGTCGCGCAAAAACAAGGCCAAAAAGTCTATGCGTTTACCAGCCCGGGAGATACCCATGCACAGGATTTTGCATACAAGCTTGGAGCAACCTGGGCAGGAGACTCAGATAAAAATCCACCTCATCTTCTGGATGCGGCCATCATTTTTGCCCCGATAGGTGAACTTGTGCCGCTTGCATTACGTAATACAATAAAAGGTGGAACCGTGGTGTGTGCCGGAATTCACATGAGTGATATTCCTAGTTTTCCCTATGACCTCCTTTGGGGAGAGCGGACTCTTTGCTCTGTTGCAAACCTCACCCGAAAAGACGGGGAAGTTTTTTTATCCCTGGCACCTAAAGTCCCTGTTACAACAGAGACACATATCTACCATTTGACAGAAGTCAATCAGGCGCTTGATGACCTTCGCCATGGGCGCTTTACCGGGGCAGCGGTAATTTCCATCTAA